The genomic region CTATAAACTCCAGTTAAATAAATCATAGATAATAATCCTATAGTGGATGGATAAAGAAAAAATGGTTCTAAAATTAAACGATAGCTAATATAGTTAAATATTGTAACAAAACTACCCATTAATATAAAACCTATTAAAAATAAAATACATAATTTAGGTTTTTTTAATTGTGAATAAAAACGTGTTAAAAAACTATAAAAATTAATAGAAATAGAATGAAAATTTTTAGATTCAGGTAAAAAATATAAAAACAGACAAGAAGATATAAAAGAAAATAATCCAATAATTATTAATGAAATATTCCATGAAAATCGTTCGGATAAAAGGCTACTTAAAAGTCTTCCTGAACATCCACCTATAGTATTACCGCTGATATACAAACCCATACAAAAAGATAAGGAATTGGGATGTATTTCTTCGCTAATATATGTCATAGCTACAGCTACAACACCACTTAGTGCTAAACCTGTTAAAGCACGAAACAAAACAATATTAGTCCAACTAGTCATCATAGAACATATTATTGTTAATATTGCTGCTATAAATAAAGAAGCAGACATAATTGATTTTCTACCTATTACATCAGACAAAGGTCCAGTAAATAACATACCAAAAGCCATCATTCCAGTGGCTGAAGATAACGACCAACTGCTTTCGGCAGGAGTGAGAGAAAATTCTTTAGAAAATACTGGCAAAATTGATTGTACACAGTATAAAATTGAAAAAGTAGAAAATCCACCTGAAAAAAGAGCCAGAATAACTTGATTAAATTTTCTTGTATTTTTTTTAATATACTGTTTTTTTTCAAATGATTCATTGTTTTCTTTTAATAAAATCAAAATATCACTCCTGTTTTAGAAAAAATAATTTTATAGATATATATAACCATCATAAATATGTTTTGCAGGTCCTGTCATATACAGACAATGTCCAAAACCTTTCCAGGTTATAATGAGTTGTCCACCTAATAGAGTCACTTTAACGGTATTAGAAAGTAAATTTTGTGCAATACCTACCGCTACTGCAGCACATGCTCCACTACCACAAGAATAGGTTTCACCTACATCACGTTCATATACCCTTAATTTAATATTTTTTCTATTTATAATTTCCATAAATCCTACATTAATTCCCTGAGGGAATAGAATGTTTTTTTCTATATTTTTACCAAGTATGTTGACAGGCGCATTTTTAATAGTTTGAACTTTAATAATACAATGAGGATTACCAATTGACACAAGACTACACATTAATTTTTCTTGAAAAAGCTCTATTGAAAAATTTTTATGTGAAAAATTTTTTAATAAAGTAAAATTTTTTAATTCAAAATCAGGTTTATTCATATTAACTTGAATCATATCATTAGATAAAAATTCAATAATTAAACTATTTTTTTGTGTGCTAAGAAAAATTTTTTTCTTATTAGTTAAACCTTTTAACAATAAAAACAAACCAATACATCGTGCACCATTACCACATTGTTCAACTTCACTGCCATTTGCATTAAAAATTCGATAATTAAAATCAAAAGAAGGATGATTCGATTTTTCTACAATTAAAAGTTGATCGAAACCAATCCCAGTATTTCGATTAGATAATTTTTTTATTATACATGATGATAAAAGAAAATTTTGATTAATGCAATCAACAACCATAAAATCATTACCTAATCCATGCATTTTAGAAAAAGATAATTTTTTTTTGTTCTTATCATATGAAATCATATTCTGTCCTAATTAATAGTTTAATGTTTTAAAACCTATTTTTTATAAATCAATCCAAATAATCATTAAAATTATAGTAAAAATAGAATTATATAAAAATATATTAATCTCATTATTTTTGTCTTTCAAATTTGTTATAATAAATATAAAAACTAAGGAAATAATCATGAAAAACACAACTACAAATAAAAAAAATAATTTTTATGTTTTATTGAACGATTTATTTCTAAAAATAGAAGATATTTTAAATTTATATGAGAATGAAATTGATATAGACTATGAAATTCAAGATTATGTGATGACTATTACCTTTTCAAATAAAAGTTTAATTATAATCAATAAACAAGAATCACTAAAACAAATTTGGTTAGCTACGAAAATCAATGGATATCATTTTAACTACAAGGAAAATAAATGGATTTGTAATCGTACTAAAAAAAATTTTTGGGAAATATTTGAAAATGCCTTTTCTATACAATCAAATAAAAAAATTATTTTTAATCCG from Buchnera aphidicola (Diuraphis noxia) harbors:
- a CDS encoding MFS transporter, giving the protein MILLKENNESFEKKQYIKKNTRKFNQVILALFSGGFSTFSILYCVQSILPVFSKEFSLTPAESSWSLSSATGMMAFGMLFTGPLSDVIGRKSIMSASLFIAAILTIICSMMTSWTNIVLFRALTGLALSGVVAVAMTYISEEIHPNSLSFCMGLYISGNTIGGCSGRLLSSLLSERFSWNISLIIIGLFSFISSCLFLYFLPESKNFHSISINFYSFLTRFYSQLKKPKLCILFLIGFILMGSFVTIFNYISYRLILEPFFLYPSTIGLLSMIYLTGVYSSPKAGILIKKYSRKNVLIMSLCLMLIGVFVTQYNQLYIIILGLIVFSSGFFASHSIASSWISSQTKTAKVQATSLYLFFYYLGSSLFGTVGGYFWLHLQWLGISIFITTMLLLGVILSLKLKKN
- the dapF gene encoding diaminopimelate epimerase encodes the protein MISYDKNKKKLSFSKMHGLGNDFMVVDCINQNFLLSSCIIKKLSNRNTGIGFDQLLIVEKSNHPSFDFNYRIFNANGSEVEQCGNGARCIGLFLLLKGLTNKKKIFLSTQKNSLIIEFLSNDMIQVNMNKPDFELKNFTLLKNFSHKNFSIELFQEKLMCSLVSIGNPHCIIKVQTIKNAPVNILGKNIEKNILFPQGINVGFMEIINRKNIKLRVYERDVGETYSCGSGACAAVAVGIAQNLLSNTVKVTLLGGQLIITWKGFGHCLYMTGPAKHIYDGYIYL
- the cyaY gene encoding iron donor protein CyaY, with product MKNTTTNKKNNFYVLLNDLFLKIEDILNLYENEIDIDYEIQDYVMTITFSNKSLIIINKQESLKQIWLATKINGYHFNYKENKWICNRTKKNFWEIFENAFSIQSNKKIIFNPKHF